The following coding sequences lie in one Xyrauchen texanus isolate HMW12.3.18 chromosome 25, RBS_HiC_50CHRs, whole genome shotgun sequence genomic window:
- the LOC127618590 gene encoding zinc finger protein 501-like isoform X2 produces MERDDRLQELEKVSCQSSVCVTDGTSTECQDSVWSGRDQSTPQRLLDKLSEQRSRDTQDSQLTLLCSTDGNQGDQTSTESLTSVCNAGEQQMLQIPVKIEVKLEEIKEETTEEEKNREDADFISSDLMELKEEIQELNEVEEKHQYQSGSKTKKNFTPKKPQRRAAKNAFICSQCGKSFTCKSHLNRHMRVHTGERPYKCNQCGKSFSSVYYFKNHLRFHSGEKTFECDQCGKTFVLNSVLKQHLKTHTNEKPKCSFCGKSFACLSNLKEHQTIHTGESAHMCSECGKIFTTAGNLKQHQRIHTGEKPYKCSHCGKSFTQSQDLKKHKRIHTGDNPYKCSHCGKSFTLSQDLKKHKRIHTGEKPYICSHCGKSFTQSQTLKTHERIHTGEKPYICSHCGKSFSQSQNLKTHERIHTGEKPYKCSHCGKSFTLSQNLKTHERIHTGEKPFHCSSCGKRLRAASALWKHVKKNCQSEQKSSSVPTKSSK; encoded by the exons atggagagagacgacaggttacag gagctggaaaaggtttcctgtcaatcttcagtgtgtgtgactgatgggacctccacagaatgtcaggattcagtgtggagcggcagagatcagtccacaccacagcgactgctggacaaactctctgaacagagatccagagacacacaggactcacagctcactttactctgttctactgacggtaatcagggtgatcaaacctccacagagtctctgacttctgtctgtaacgctggagaacagcagatgctgcagataccagtgaagattgaagtgaaactggaggagataaaagaagaaaccactgaagaggaaaaaaatagagaagatgctgattttatttcttcag ATCTGATGGAATTAAAAGaggaaattcaagaactgaatgaagtggaggaaaaacatcagtatcagagTGGCTCAAAGACTAAGAAGAATTTTACACCAAAAAAGCCTCAAAGAAGAGCAGCCAAAAATGCATTCatctgctctcagtgtggaaagagtttcacatgtaAAAGTCATCTTAATagacacatgagagttcacacaggAGAAAGACCATACAAGTGcaatcagtgtggaaaaagtttttcATCTGTATACTATTTCAAGAATCATCTCCGCTTTCACTCTggagaaaaaacatttgaatgtgatcagtgtggtaaaacatttgttttgaattcagtcctaaaacaacatctgaaaacacacacaaatgagaagcctaAGTGTTCTTTTTGTGGGAAGAGTTTTGCATGCCTGTCCAATTTAAAAGAGCATCAGACAATACATACCGGTGAGAGTGCTCATATGTGCTCTGAATGTGGGAAGATCTTTACAACAGCTGGCAACTTGAAACAGCACcaaagaatccatactggagaaaaaccttacaagtgctcacactgtggaaagagtttcactcagtcacaagacctgaaaaaacacaagagaattcatactggagataacccttacaagtgctcacactgtggaaaaagtttcactttgtcacaagacctgaaaaaacacaagagaatccatactggagaaaaaccatacatttgctcacactgtggaaagagtttcactcagtcacaaactctgaaaacacatgagagaatccatactggagaaaaaccatacatttgctcacactgtggaaagagtttctctcagtcacaaaacctgaaaacacatgagagaattcatactggagaaaaaccttacaagtgctcacactgtggaaagagtttcactctgtcacaaaacctgaaaacacatgagagaattcatactggagaaaaaccattCCACTGCTCTTCATGTGGGAAACGTTTAAGAGCAGCAAGTGCTTTATGGAAACATGTAAAAAAGAACTGTCAAAGTGAGCAAAAGTCATCTTCAGTTCCAACAAAATCAAGTAAATAG
- the LOC127618590 gene encoding zinc finger protein 436-like isoform X1, which produces MCLSSFLKKEVTSLKTKLMERDDRLQELEKVSCQSSVCVTDGTSTECQDSVWSGRDQSTPQRLLDKLSEQRSRDTQDSQLTLLCSTDGNQGDQTSTESLTSVCNAGEQQMLQIPVKIEVKLEEIKEETTEEEKNREDADFISSDLMELKEEIQELNEVEEKHQYQSGSKTKKNFTPKKPQRRAAKNAFICSQCGKSFTCKSHLNRHMRVHTGERPYKCNQCGKSFSSVYYFKNHLRFHSGEKTFECDQCGKTFVLNSVLKQHLKTHTNEKPKCSFCGKSFACLSNLKEHQTIHTGESAHMCSECGKIFTTAGNLKQHQRIHTGEKPYKCSHCGKSFTQSQDLKKHKRIHTGDNPYKCSHCGKSFTLSQDLKKHKRIHTGEKPYICSHCGKSFTQSQTLKTHERIHTGEKPYICSHCGKSFSQSQNLKTHERIHTGEKPYKCSHCGKSFTLSQNLKTHERIHTGEKPFHCSSCGKRLRAASALWKHVKKNCQSEQKSSSVPTKSSK; this is translated from the exons gagctggaaaaggtttcctgtcaatcttcagtgtgtgtgactgatgggacctccacagaatgtcaggattcagtgtggagcggcagagatcagtccacaccacagcgactgctggacaaactctctgaacagagatccagagacacacaggactcacagctcactttactctgttctactgacggtaatcagggtgatcaaacctccacagagtctctgacttctgtctgtaacgctggagaacagcagatgctgcagataccagtgaagattgaagtgaaactggaggagataaaagaagaaaccactgaagaggaaaaaaatagagaagatgctgattttatttcttcag ATCTGATGGAATTAAAAGaggaaattcaagaactgaatgaagtggaggaaaaacatcagtatcagagTGGCTCAAAGACTAAGAAGAATTTTACACCAAAAAAGCCTCAAAGAAGAGCAGCCAAAAATGCATTCatctgctctcagtgtggaaagagtttcacatgtaAAAGTCATCTTAATagacacatgagagttcacacaggAGAAAGACCATACAAGTGcaatcagtgtggaaaaagtttttcATCTGTATACTATTTCAAGAATCATCTCCGCTTTCACTCTggagaaaaaacatttgaatgtgatcagtgtggtaaaacatttgttttgaattcagtcctaaaacaacatctgaaaacacacacaaatgagaagcctaAGTGTTCTTTTTGTGGGAAGAGTTTTGCATGCCTGTCCAATTTAAAAGAGCATCAGACAATACATACCGGTGAGAGTGCTCATATGTGCTCTGAATGTGGGAAGATCTTTACAACAGCTGGCAACTTGAAACAGCACcaaagaatccatactggagaaaaaccttacaagtgctcacactgtggaaagagtttcactcagtcacaagacctgaaaaaacacaagagaattcatactggagataacccttacaagtgctcacactgtggaaaaagtttcactttgtcacaagacctgaaaaaacacaagagaatccatactggagaaaaaccatacatttgctcacactgtggaaagagtttcactcagtcacaaactctgaaaacacatgagagaatccatactggagaaaaaccatacatttgctcacactgtggaaagagtttctctcagtcacaaaacctgaaaacacatgagagaattcatactggagaaaaaccttacaagtgctcacactgtggaaagagtttcactctgtcacaaaacctgaaaacacatgagagaattcatactggagaaaaaccattCCACTGCTCTTCATGTGGGAAACGTTTAAGAGCAGCAAGTGCTTTATGGAAACATGTAAAAAAGAACTGTCAAAGTGAGCAAAAGTCATCTTCAGTTCCAACAAAATCAAGTAAATAG